A stretch of the Pseudochaenichthys georgianus unplaced genomic scaffold, fPseGeo1.2 scaffold_703_arrow_ctg1, whole genome shotgun sequence genome encodes the following:
- the LOC139433606 gene encoding protein FAM13C-like: SQLLQSLRETRGEKKTRRKVLRQFEDEFYRQTGRICQKEDRSPMKEEYQEYKQLKAKLRLLEVLLSKQEVQLGKQEVPKKHI, from the exons GTCTCAGCTGCTTCAGAGTCTCCGTGAGACGAGAGGCGAGAAGAAGACCAGGCGGAAAGTTCTGAGGCAGTTCGAGGACGAGTTTTACCGTCAAACCGGGAG GATCTGCCAGAAGGAGGACCGCAGTCCGATGAAGGAGGAGTACCAGGAGTACAAACAGCTGAAGGCCAAACTCCGTCTGCTGGAGGTGCTGCTCAGCAAACAGGAAGTCCAGCTTGGCAAACAGGAAGTCCCTAAAAAACACATATGA